A genomic segment from Clostridium pasteurianum BC1 encodes:
- a CDS encoding O-methyltransferase produces the protein MSGITFDYVEQYIKSLICEESDILREIEEFAHKNLVPIVQRETARFLEVILTIKKPAKILELGTAIGYSSILMSMYANENSKITTIERDINMIEEAKKNIEKYGLTSKIEIKQGDCLEVLKGLKDKYDLIFMDAGKGHYNHFLPECLRLLNKDGIIVADNVLFRGMVANDELVKRRKITIVKRMRSYLDIVSKDKGLITSVIPMGDGIAVTTRRKIIDE, from the coding sequence ATGAGTGGAATTACTTTTGACTATGTTGAACAATATATTAAAAGTCTTATTTGCGAGGAATCTGACATATTAAGAGAAATAGAAGAGTTCGCTCATAAGAATCTTGTACCTATAGTTCAAAGGGAGACTGCAAGGTTTTTAGAGGTCATATTAACCATAAAAAAGCCTGCAAAAATATTGGAATTAGGCACTGCTATTGGATATTCATCAATTTTAATGAGCATGTATGCCAATGAAAATTCAAAAATTACAACTATTGAACGAGACATCAATATGATAGAAGAGGCTAAAAAGAATATAGAAAAATACGGATTAACCAGTAAAATTGAAATAAAACAAGGGGATTGCTTAGAAGTTTTGAAGGGCTTAAAGGATAAATACGACTTAATATTTATGGATGCGGGAAAGGGACATTATAATCACTTCCTTCCAGAATGTTTAAGACTTCTAAATAAAGATGGCATTATTGTTGCAGATAATGTTTTATTTAGAGGAATGGTTGCCAATGATGAGCTTGTGAAAAGAAGAAAAATTACCATTGTAAAGAGGATGAGAAGTTATTTAGATATAGTTTCTAAAGATAAAGGACTTATAACTTCTGTAATTCCCATGGGAGATGGAATAGCAGTTACTACGAGGAGGAAAATAATAGATGAATAA